A region of Deinococcus rubellus DNA encodes the following proteins:
- a CDS encoding DUF554 domain-containing protein → MSLLAQLSGTLINTATVIVGSGLGLLLGSRLPARTQRTLLQVLSLVTLYIGLGMANSLGSVRGGPVPGVILALIGLALGAVIGEALNLEDRLSHLGDGLKRRMRGEGQFTEGFVAASLLFCVGPLTIVGGLQNGLTGDSSSYVLKATLDGISSLALASVYGVGVLLSAVAVLVIQGSIALASGGLAGLLLGGADPATLGSNPYVLVITGAGGLMIVGIGWNLMLAGLGFGEEHRVRVGSFLPALLVAPLLLWAARLIWE, encoded by the coding sequence ATGTCGCTTCTCGCCCAGCTCTCCGGCACCCTCATCAACACCGCCACGGTGATCGTCGGCTCCGGGCTGGGCCTGCTGCTCGGCAGCCGCCTGCCTGCCCGCACCCAGCGCACGCTGCTGCAAGTCCTGAGTCTGGTGACCCTGTATATCGGGCTGGGCATGGCGAACAGCCTGGGCAGCGTCAGGGGCGGGCCGGTGCCGGGCGTCATTCTGGCACTGATCGGGCTGGCGCTGGGCGCGGTCATCGGCGAGGCGCTCAATCTGGAAGACCGGCTCTCGCACCTCGGTGACGGCCTCAAGCGCCGGATGCGCGGCGAGGGCCAGTTCACCGAAGGGTTCGTGGCCGCCTCGCTGCTGTTTTGCGTGGGGCCGCTGACCATTGTGGGCGGCCTCCAGAACGGCCTGACCGGCGACAGCAGTTCGTATGTGCTGAAAGCCACCCTCGACGGCATCTCGTCGCTGGCGCTGGCGAGCGTCTACGGCGTCGGCGTGCTGCTCAGCGCCGTGGCCGTGCTGGTCATTCAGGGCAGCATCGCGCTGGCCTCGGGCGGGCTGGCCGGGCTGCTGCTGGGCGGGGCCGACCCCGCGACCCTGGGCAGCAATCCGTATGTGCTGGTCATCACCGGGGCGGGCGGGCTGATGATCGTGGGCATCGGCTGGAACCTGATGCTCGCCGGTCTGGGCTTCGGGGAAGAGCACCGGGTGCGGGTGGGGAGCTTCTTACCGGCCCTGCTCGTCGCCCCGCTGCTGCTGTGGGCGGCGCGGCTGATCTGGGAGTGA
- a CDS encoding aminotransferase class I/II-fold pyridoxal phosphate-dependent enzyme, with amino-acid sequence MTARDDLPAQQQYDALKARHLKLNMQRGQPSDADFDLSNGLLDVLRRGDYMAGNLDTRNYPGGVHGLPEARELFGQYLDVPAAQVIVWNNASLELQGFVLTAALLHGLRGSPQPWVRLSGKPKMIVTVPGYDRHFLLLETLGYDLVTVEMQDDGPDLDAVERLAQDELVKGILFVPTYSNPSGETISEDKARRLSQLKAAAPDFTIFADDAYRVHHLFEQNRDVPVNLIKLCAEAGHPDRAIVFASTSKITFGGAGLGFFASSEANVAYLAKLLGVQSIGPNKIEQLRHVRFLSQYPGGLGGLMKDHAKLLAPKFQAVYDALAAGLGAAGEYATWKTPKGGYFVSVDTVLPVADRVIALAEAAGVSLTPAGATYPGGVDPHNTNIRLSPSRPPVEEVREAMQAVAVCIKLASEEYRTAHG; translated from the coding sequence ATGACTGCCCGTGACGACCTGCCTGCCCAACAACAGTACGACGCCCTGAAAGCCAGACACCTCAAGCTCAACATGCAGCGCGGTCAACCCAGCGACGCCGACTTCGACCTCAGTAACGGCCTCCTCGACGTGCTGCGGCGGGGCGACTATATGGCCGGGAACCTCGATACCCGCAACTATCCCGGCGGCGTCCACGGGCTGCCCGAGGCCCGCGAACTGTTCGGCCAGTATCTCGACGTGCCCGCCGCGCAGGTGATCGTCTGGAACAACGCCAGCCTGGAACTCCAGGGCTTCGTGCTGACGGCGGCGCTGCTGCACGGCCTACGCGGCAGCCCCCAGCCCTGGGTGCGCCTGAGCGGCAAGCCCAAGATGATCGTGACGGTGCCGGGCTATGACCGCCACTTCTTATTGCTCGAAACGCTGGGCTATGACCTGGTGACTGTGGAAATGCAGGACGACGGCCCCGACCTCGATGCCGTCGAGCGACTGGCCCAGGACGAACTGGTCAAGGGCATCTTATTTGTGCCGACCTACAGCAACCCCAGCGGCGAGACTATCAGTGAGGACAAGGCGCGGCGGCTCTCGCAGCTCAAGGCGGCGGCCCCCGACTTCACCATTTTTGCCGACGATGCTTACCGGGTGCATCACCTGTTCGAGCAAAACCGCGACGTGCCAGTGAATCTGATCAAGCTGTGCGCCGAGGCAGGCCACCCCGACCGGGCCATCGTCTTCGCCTCCACCAGCAAGATCACCTTCGGCGGCGCGGGCCTGGGCTTTTTTGCCAGCAGTGAGGCCAACGTGGCCTACCTCGCCAAGTTGCTGGGCGTCCAGAGCATCGGCCCCAACAAGATCGAGCAACTGAGACACGTCCGGTTTCTCTCGCAGTATCCCGGCGGCCTGGGCGGGCTGATGAAAGACCACGCCAAGCTGCTGGCCCCCAAATTCCAGGCCGTCTACGACGCACTGGCGGCCGGACTCGGCGCAGCGGGCGAGTACGCCACCTGGAAGACGCCCAAAGGCGGCTACTTCGTCAGCGTGGACACCGTGCTGCCCGTCGCGGACCGGGTAATCGCGCTGGCTGAGGCTGCCGGGGTGAGCCTGACCCCTGCCGGGGCCACCTATCCGGGCGGCGTCGATCCGCACAACACCAACATTCGCCTCTCGCCCAGCCGACCACCCGTCGAGGAAGTGCGAGAGGCGATGCAGGCGGTGGCGGTGTGCATCAAGCTGGCGAGCGAGGAGTACCGCACCGCACACGGCTGA
- the gatC gene encoding Asp-tRNA(Asn)/Glu-tRNA(Gln) amidotransferase subunit GatC produces the protein MIDAAEMNHLTELARLDLAEGEAEQLRGELNAILGYFEQLQAVDTTGVEEMQRPVALVNVMRDDVPGEMLAHAALEQLAPEMQGGFVKVPRTVETE, from the coding sequence ATGATCGACGCCGCCGAAATGAACCATCTGACCGAGCTGGCCCGGCTGGACCTGGCCGAGGGCGAGGCCGAGCAACTGCGCGGCGAACTTAACGCCATCTTGGGCTACTTCGAACAACTTCAGGCCGTGGACACAACTGGCGTGGAGGAAATGCAGCGCCCGGTGGCCCTGGTCAACGTGATGCGCGACGACGTGCCGGGCGAGATGCTGGCGCATGCTGCGCTAGAACAACTGGCCCCGGAGATGCAGGGCGGCTTCGTGAAAGTGCCGCGCACGGTAGAGACGGAGTGA